CCACTGGCGACCGCGAACACTTCGACCATTGGGGAATATTGCGAGCTAGCTGTATATAAATTTCCGGAATTTAAGAGAGTATCAAACACTCACTGGTCGGGCAGTCCGAGCGGTCTCAGGTCGATGTGCTCGGCGATGAGGCCGGCCGCTCGTTCGTACGGGTCCCCGTCGTCTCGCTCGCGCGTCGCTGGCGGCTCGATACCGGCAGCCTCGAACACATTTCGCACAAAGGTATCTCTCGCGGTGTCGTTGACGAAGAGGTCGTGCAGGTAGGTTCCGAGAACGCTGTCGGTCGCTGCCCCGTCGCTGTCGAACGGCCGGGCTACCTCGTCGGTCAGCGTCGAGTCGCCCATGTGAATCTCGTAGCCCTCAACAGTCCCACTCGCTCCGGAGAGCGGTCCGACCCCATCGAGGTCCCGCTGGACGTGCTCGACCGTCTTCGATTCGCTGAACTCCGTCGTCACGGGGAGCAGTCCCAGACCGTCCACTCGGTCCCCGTCGCCGGTCCCCTCGATGTCGGCGTTTGTGATCTCCTCGCCGAGCATCTGGTAGCCGCCACAGAGACCGACGACGGGACCGCCGAACGCCCGTAGCCGGTCCCCGAACCCAGCGTCGGTAAGCGCCAGCAGGTCGTCGACGGTGTTCTTGCTCCCCGGCAAGACCACCGCGTCGGCATCGTCGAGTCCGCCGTCGGGCGGAACGTACGCGACTCGGACGCCGGGCTCGCGGGCGAGTGGCTGGAGGTCTGTGAAGTTCGAGATGCGCGGGAGTCGCGGGACGGCGACAGTGACGCTCTCGTCGGCGGGCACGCCGTCGTCAGCGCCGACCACGGAGCGCTCGCCGACCGGCGGCAGCGCGACGCTATCTTCTTCGGGGAGTCCGGGGTCGTCGTAGGGAATCACGCCGAGGACGGGCACGTCGGTTCGGTCCTCGAACTCCTCGATTCCGGGCTCCAGCAGCGAGCGGTCGCCGCGGAACTTCGTGATGACTGCGCCGGCCACTTGATCCCGGATGTCGTCGGGAACGAGTTCGAGCGTGCCGACGAGCGAGGCGAACACGCCGCCGCGTTCGATGTCGGCGACGAGCAGGATGTCGGCGTCGGCGAACCGGGCCGTCTCGACGTTCGCAAGGTCGCGGTCGTGGAGGTTGATTTCGGCGATAGAGCCAGCGCCCTCGGCGACGATGACGTCGTGGGACTGCGCGAGTCGGCCGTGGGCCGCGCGTGCGGCCTCCAGCGCGTCCGCCCAGTGCTCGTCGTAGTAGCCACGGGCCTCGAAGTGGCC
The Haloarcula sp. CBA1129 genome window above contains:
- a CDS encoding cobyric acid synthase, which translates into the protein MAHTLLVAGTASHVGKSTVAAGLCRYLADCGVSVAPFKAQNMSNNARATPGGEVGVSQYVQARAAGVVPATDHNPVLLKPRGDGESQLILHGEAVGHFEARGYYDEHWADALEAARAAHGRLAQSHDVIVAEGAGSIAEINLHDRDLANVETARFADADILLVADIERGGVFASLVGTLELVPDDIRDQVAGAVITKFRGDRSLLEPGIEEFEDRTDVPVLGVIPYDDPGLPEEDSVALPPVGERSVVGADDGVPADESVTVAVPRLPRISNFTDLQPLAREPGVRVAYVPPDGGLDDADAVVLPGSKNTVDDLLALTDAGFGDRLRAFGGPVVGLCGGYQMLGEEITNADIEGTGDGDRVDGLGLLPVTTEFSESKTVEHVQRDLDGVGPLSGASGTVEGYEIHMGDSTLTDEVARPFDSDGAATDSVLGTYLHDLFVNDTARDTFVRNVFEAAGIEPPATRERDDGDPYERAAGLIAEHIDLRPLGLPDQ